The DNA sequence GCGGTTCCTGTCGTACCCGTCGGGTAGCCGCAGGGTGAAGGTCCGCGTCTGGCCGCCGCTCTGAATGTTCCGCGTGCCGCTGGTCAGCGTCGGATTCTTACCGCAACCAGCACTCGCGGCGAACGCGCCGACATCGGTGGCCGAGGCGGTGGCGCCGAGGCCGCCGCCGACCATCACTGCACTCAACGCGAGGGCGATGGCCGCCACCGTCGCGACAGATCCGGCAACGGATCTCCGTTTGGACATGATCACTCCGATCCGTCGTTCGACGTGGCCGGCGAGCCCGCCACAGCCGTGAAACACAAGACACCAAGAGACTAAATAGTCAGAGACAAATAGTCAAGATCATCAATATATTCTTCCCAAAGAACCGCTGCACGACGACGTCTCAGGCGGACGCTACGCGGTGTCGCCGCTGCGGAGGCGGTCCAGCTCGGCGTGGTAAATCGCCTGTATCCGGTCGTAGTGCCGGACCAGCAGCCGGATCTCTTCGACGGTGTAGCCCTCGATGAGCCGCTGCGTCTGCTGGGCGAACCGCTCGTACGGCCGCTCCAGGTCGGCCATCCGCTCTGGCCTCAGGCTGACGATGACCCGACGCCGGTCGGCCGGATCGCGCTCGGCGCTGACGTAGCCGGCCTGCTGAAGCCGGCGGAGCATGCTGGTCACCGCCCCGGTGGTGAGGTTGGTGCGGTCGGCGATCTGCCCCGCGGTGA is a window from the Solwaraspora sp. WMMD792 genome containing:
- a CDS encoding MarR family transcriptional regulator; translation: MSHEPARAAATADLMRAGRETSRLSMVFRYAIAEQLDLTVSDLECLDYLADSGPVTAGQIADRTNLTTGAVTSMLRRLQQAGYVSAERDPADRRRVIVSLRPERMADLERPYERFAQQTQRLIEGYTVEEIRLLVRHYDRIQAIYHAELDRLRSGDTA